Proteins co-encoded in one Centroberyx gerrardi isolate f3 chromosome 18, fCenGer3.hap1.cur.20231027, whole genome shotgun sequence genomic window:
- the thbd gene encoding thrombomodulin, with translation MRAIGWVNTLKQTRPQATVTRTKLNGHNRVSNMKDATGLFTIALTFLIGSVSGIDPNNGYCIGNQCFAVFQDPGDFTTAQDQCREKGGHLMTVRSSVSHDTLLILLGSLLGRYWIGLHLPIGCPDAAAELRGFQWVTEDGESDFYNWAPTFDSSCSSPQCVSVSKDDDFKWIQEPCSKQAAGFLCEFSFQNPCTRLEVAEGETVTYRTPYGFEGEDVLSLPPGSIAVRRPTETKYICFSDRWLPAPWSCEIEEGGCEYKCADDHQKAPSCVCPPGRGVNPGNNVTCEVDKDDPCLILRCEQTCHQEGDVYSCMCEQGFELAQDRRSCRDFNDCRDERQCPGDNFKCINTVGGFQCVCKDGYRLTGDQCVDVDECVSAPCEHMCSNTPGSYQCSCFEGHIVIPETPDKCKLHCGRDECPAECDPNDRYQCDCPGGYIAEERPDGMFCIDIDECSMFYCDQGCKNTYGGYVCSCSAGYTLVEQYKCVKTEVTTDKDTEGWEGSGGATTPYVFITSSVNYPEPTRRPAKVTAGGLLGIIVCIVVVILVLVFLVHHILKRRGKLESAGALKAPGDEAHDLEHVTTEKHDKTAAERHLKQDT, from the coding sequence ATGCGAGCTATCGGCTGGGTAAACACTCTCAAACAAACAAGGCCACAGGCTACTGTGACGCGCACAAAGTTAAACGGACACAACCGAGTTTCAAACATGAAGGATGCCACGGGACTATTTACCATTGCACTAACGTTTCTGATTGGAAGCGTCAGCGGGATAGATCCGAATAACGGATACTGCATTGGGAACCAGTGTTTTGCGGTGTTCCAAGATCCCGGCGATTTCACAACCGCCCAGGACCAATGTAGAGAAAAGGGTGGACACTTAATGACAGTTCGGTCGTCTGTATCACACGATACTCTTTTGATCTTGTTGGGGAGCCTTTTGGGGCGATACTGGATCGGTTTGCATCTACCGATCGGCTGTCCAGACGCTGCTGCCGAATTGCGGGGCTTCCAGTGGGTGACTGAAGACGGCGAGTCCGACTTCTACAACTGGGCACCGACTTTCGACAGCAGCTGCTCCTCTCCCCAGTGTGTCTCGGTTTCCAAAGACGACGACTTCAAATGGATACAGGAGCCATGCAGCAAACAGGCGGCCGGGTTTCTCTGCGAGTTCAGCTTCCAAAACCCGTGCACGCGTCTAGAGGTTGCAGAGGGCGAGACTGTCACCTACAGGACCCCTTACGGTTTTGAGGGCGAGGATGTGTTGTCTTTGCCACCGGGGAGCATCGCTGTCCGCAGGCCAACTGAGACTAAATATATCTGCTTCTCTGACCGGTGGCTGCCGGCGCCCTGGAGCTGCGAGATAGAGGAAGGTGGGTGCGAGTACAAATGCGCTGATGATCACCAGAAAGCCCCCTCCTGCGTCTGCCCGCCGGGGCGAGGCGTAAACCCTGGAAACAATGTCACCTGTGAAGTGGACAAAGACGACCCGTGTCTGATACTGCGCTGCGAGCAAACCTGTCACCAGGAAGGCGACGTATACTCGTGCATGTGCGAACAGGGGTTTGAACTGGCGCAGGACCGCAGGTCGTGCAGGGACTTCAACGACTGCCGCGATGAGAGGCAGTGCCCGGGGGACAACTTCAAGTGCATCAACACCGTCGGCGGATTTCAGTGCGTCTGCAAGGACGGATACCGGCTGACAGGCGACCAGTGCGTCGACGTAGACGAGTGCGTGTCCGCTCCGTGTGAGCACATGTGCAGCAACACCCCCGGCAGCTACCAGTGCTCGTGTTTTGAGGGACATATCGTGATACCGGAGACACCGGATAAGTGCAAACTACACTGTGGTCGTGACGAATGTCCTGCAGAGTGCGACCCCAATGATCGATACCAGTGCGATTGTCCTGGTGGGTATATAGCGGAAGAGAGGCCAGACGGGATGTTTTGCATTGACATTGACGAGTGCTCTATGTTTTACTGTGACCAGGGTTGTAAAAACACATACGGGGGTTATGTGTGTTCCTGCTCTGCGGGCTACACATTAGTTGAGCAGTACAAGTGCGTAAAGACTGAAGTGACCACAGATAAGGACACGGAGGGATGGGAGGGCTCCGGAGGGGCCACAACTCCATATGTCTTCATTACATCAAGTGTGAATTATCCCGAACCGACCAGGCGACCCGCCAAGGTGACAGCAGGGGGTCTTCTGGGGATCATAGTGTGTATCGTCGTTGTTATCTTGGTGTTGGTTTTTCTGGTTCATCACATCCTCAAAAGAAGAGGTAAACTGGAGAGTGCCGGTGCGCTCAAAGCTCCGGGGGACGAGGCTCACGATTTAGAGCATGTAACGACCGAAAAGCATGACAAAACAGCCGCAGAGAGACATTTGAAGCAAGACACATGA
- the LOC139923465 gene encoding thrombomodulin-like, whose product MRHTTQALVIFLIFLWSLEEGVLSRRGQCAGNQCFAVFQESEDFPGAQKICKDFGGHLLTVQTLQAQEVVLNLLSGLSGRYWIGLQLPDGRCPDNASQLFGYRWVTGDGATDFHNWGGFDSGCSSKCVSVSAEVNSTWWQESCREKLTGFLCQHSLEGPCRRLEVKGGAQVKYTTPMGFDGTDLATFPQGSIAVKKHLDAEYLESKHLCFSGDWTQAPWSCEVMRGGCEQGCVTPNQQSDTCTCPTGQALHANNITCAKDPCADCAHQCQQEGDIYVCRCNHGYTLASDRKGCVDVNECDNEDSCTEENQECMNTVGGFECICREGFDEEDGVCVDIEICEKCEHMLCEKSDRVYKCACRSGFTVSDRDPTNCDIHCTQQDCPAQCIPDTDKLQCYCANGYIQDIRNETEVICTDIDECEDERHCDHTCVNTYGSYRCLCDEGFELLGDHQCVSSEDGSGSTQPYQVSTPAAVHPTAVPSYVKAGSLLGIAVFVAVCAALLYFLVRNALKRCGKMDLASLKGADVDIFHLQQVTTEKYKRFSFDKQWKNDSQRL is encoded by the coding sequence ATGAGGCACACAACACAAGCGCTTGTTATTTTCCTGAttttcctctggagcctggaggaAGGAGTCCTCTCTCGACGCGGACAATGCGCCGGGAATCAGTGTTTCGCGGTTTTCCAGGAGAGCGAGGACTTTCCAGGCGCTCAGAAAATCTGCAAAGACTTCGGCGGACATTTACTGACGGTACAGACGCTGCAAGCGCAGGAGGTGGTGTTGAATTTACTCAGCGGGCTCAGCGGTAGATACTGGATTGGATTGCAGCTGCCGGATGGCCGGTGTCCCGACAATGCGTCCCAGCTGTTTGGCTACAGATGGGTCACTGGGGACGGTGCCACCGATTTCCACAACTGGGGCGGATTTGACAGCGGCTGCTCCTCCAAGTGCGTCTCCGTGTCGGCGGAGGTTAACTCCACATGGTGGCAGGAATCCTGCCGCGAGAAATTAACAGGATTTCTGTGCCAACATTCATTAGAGGGCCCCTGCAGACGGTTAGAGGTAAAAGGAGGCGCACAGGTTAAATACACCACGCCTATGGGCTTCGACGGGACCGATTTGGCGACGTTTCCGCAGGGAAGCATCGCTGTAAAGAAACATTTGGACGCCGAATACTTGGAGTCAAAGCATCTCTGTTTCTCCGGTGATTGGACGCAAGCCCCGTGGAGTTGTGAGGTGATGCGTGGCGGCTGTGAGCAGGGGTGCGTGACTCCGAATCAACAGTCGGACACATGCACGTGTCCGACCGGGCAAGCTCTCCATGCCAATAACATCACATGTGCCAAAGACCCGTGCGCGGACTGTGCGCACCAGTGCCAACAGGAGGGCGACATCTACGTCTGCAGGTGCAACCACGGCTACACACTGGCATCGGACAGGAAGGGGTGTGTGGATGTGAATGAATGTGACAACGAGGACAGCTGCACAGAGGAGAACCAGGAGTGTATGAATACCGTGGGCGGGTTTGAGTGCATCTGCAGAGAGGGGTTTGACGAGGAGGACGGAGTGTGTGTGGACATTGAAATCTGCGAGAAGTGTGAGCACATGCTGTGTGAGAAATCTGACAGGGTGTATAAGTGCGCGTGTCGCAGCGGGTTCACGGTGTCAGACCGTGACCCCACCAATTGTGACATACACTGCACCCAACAGGACTGCCCGGCCCAGTGCATCCCGGACACCGACAAACTGCAGTGTTACTGCGCAAACGGCTACATACAAGACATAAGAAACGAAACCGAAGTCATTTGCACTGACATAGATGAATGTGAGGATGAGAGGCATTGCGATCACACGTGCGTAAATACATATGGTAGTTACAGGTGTTTGTGCGATGAGGGGTTCGAGCTGCTCGGAGATCACCAGTGTGTATCCAGTGAGGATGGATCAGGCTCGACGCAGCCTTACCAAGTCAGCACGCCAGCTGCTGTGCACCCAACTGCGGTGCCTTCGTACGTGAAGGCCGGCAGCCTCCTCGGCATAGCGGTGTTTGTGGCGGTGTGCGCGGCGCTGCTGTATTTTCTGGTCCGAAACGCGCTGAAACGTTGCGGCAAAATGGACCTGGCCTCCCTCAAGGGGGCAGATGTCGATATTTTCCATCTGCAGCAAGTGACGACAGAAAAGTACAAGAGGTTCTCCTttgacaaacagtggaaaaacGACTCGCAAAGACTTTAA